Proteins encoded in a region of the Isosphaeraceae bacterium EP7 genome:
- a CDS encoding opioid growth factor receptor-related protein — MSRLTEFYRGEANDTSGRSLAEIQGYSDQRLESVHDFIQWLFPLRERSQFNPGAPLLTDADVAEFRADPLLRRNLLRSFDVFLAFLGLTSEDGKVINAGDFDVKSDVWRFPNHNWLRITRVLASTRMLGLEASSLAFYAFLKTLKESGRSGITDDTFGYWTRAAGGEN; from the coding sequence ATGTCACGACTGACCGAGTTTTATCGCGGCGAGGCCAATGACACCTCGGGGCGGTCGCTGGCCGAGATCCAGGGGTATTCCGACCAGCGTTTGGAGTCGGTCCACGACTTCATCCAGTGGCTGTTCCCCCTGCGTGAGCGGAGCCAGTTCAACCCGGGCGCCCCTCTGCTGACCGACGCCGACGTGGCCGAGTTCCGGGCCGACCCCCTGCTCCGCCGGAATCTGCTCCGGTCCTTCGACGTCTTCCTCGCCTTCCTGGGCCTGACCTCGGAAGACGGGAAGGTGATCAATGCCGGCGACTTCGACGTCAAGTCCGACGTCTGGAGGTTCCCCAACCACAACTGGTTGCGGATCACACGCGTGCTGGCCAGCACCCGGATGCTGGGCCTCGAGGCGTCAAGCCTCGCCTTCTATGCGTTCCTGAAGACCCTGAAAGAGTCGGGCCGTTCGGGCATTACCGACGACACGTTCGGCTACTGGACCAGGGCCGCCGGGGGTGAGAATTGA
- a CDS encoding YnfA family protein translates to MDTLRVILWYLIAAAGEIGGCFAFWAWLRLNKSPFWVIPGVVALVAFALALTRVDTPNAGRAYAAYGGIYIVSSLAWLWAVEGVRPDRWDSLGAAVCLAGAGIILFGPRTP, encoded by the coding sequence TTGGACACATTGAGAGTCATCCTCTGGTATCTCATCGCCGCGGCGGGCGAAATCGGCGGATGCTTCGCATTCTGGGCATGGCTCAGGTTGAACAAAAGCCCCTTCTGGGTCATCCCCGGCGTCGTGGCGCTCGTCGCCTTCGCGCTTGCCCTTACCCGCGTCGACACCCCCAATGCCGGACGTGCCTATGCGGCCTACGGGGGCATCTACATCGTTTCTTCGCTCGCCTGGCTCTGGGCTGTGGAAGGCGTGCGGCCCGACCGATGGGATAGTCTCGGCGCGGCCGTCTGCCTGGCGGGTGCGGGGATCATTTTGTTCGGGCCGAGGACCCCCTGA